A region of the Sporolituus thermophilus DSM 23256 genome:
CCTGTTAGAGGATAATAAATACACTCTTCCGCTTAACACACAGAAGGGTATATCTCTATTCGCGCTTTATATGTACCTTGAAGTGATATGCCTCCGACCGGCATACGTCGCCACAGGAAAAGAAAAAGACCACTTCGACGTGGTCTTTGTAGACAATTACCTTCTCGATATAGTTCCCGATGAATTTCCGGACCTCCAGGATGTTTTTTCGGCCACGAACTGCCGGAACATCTTCAGCAAGCCTCTGACCGTATCCTCGGTTACGACGGTCTTTTTCTTTTTTTAGATTTGCTTCCAAGATGGCTTTTTCCGTTTCCGTTTTTCGCAGCTCGATTCTTTTTCGTTTTGTCATATGAAGATAACTTCCCGCTCAATTTCCTTACCGATACGCGGCTTAAGATATTCCCTAGACGAAATATGAACCTTGCGTCCAAGTTTTTCAGAGAGTTCCTGTTTCAAAGCAATGTATTGAAAACCGCCGATGCGACCATCAAAAGAAACCAAAATGTCTATATCGGAGTTTTTTCTTTGTTCCCCGCGAACATACGAACCAAATATGCCGATTTCTTTTATATGGTATTCTTTCTGCAGACGAGGCTTTCTTTAGTCAATAAACCTCTGATGGTGGCTAAATCAATCCCTTTTTCGTTTTGTTTCACCCATGCCACCTCCGAAATTGTGGTATTATATATATTATTTTAGCCTGGTAGTGGAATTGATACAACTACGCACCCAAATTTAGATAGTGTCAAGACATTGTAGGATTTTTTAGAAGACATACCATCACGGATGAGTTAACATAATATTAAGCATAGGCAAGCGAAAGCTCCCGCAAGACCTTATATAAGAAGTTTTTCGGCCCCTTTAATACAGGAATATTGTCATGTGTTTCACAGGTTGCTTTTGTTTTCTTTTGCCGTTCAACTTCTAC
Encoded here:
- a CDS encoding nucleotidyltransferase family protein gives rise to the protein MQKEYHIKEIGIFGSYVRGEQRKNSDIDILVSFDGRIGGFQYIALKQELSEKLGRKVHISSREYLKPRIGKEIEREVIFI